From Spirochaetota bacterium, the proteins below share one genomic window:
- a CDS encoding C69 family dipeptidase: protein MCDTVVATAEATIDGSVILAKNSDREPNEVQLLHHLTARSFANPGELQCTFLKIPQASRTAEVLLSRPAWMWGCEMGANAAGLCIGNEAVFTKEPYAKTGLTGMDLLRLALERTSKAEDALALITELIARYGQGGNCGYTGKLYYHNSFIIADKKDAWVLETAGRHWAALRVRGVRSISNGLTIDEEYDMLSTGAEDYALRKGYIRRGAAFGFRRAFSDTIITHFSKCRVRQSRTMELLRRHEGKITPSTMMALLRDHGGDSRSVQPHATDMGTVCMHASFGPLRASQSTSALVSHLRADLPVHWATGSSGTCTGIFKPFYLGHGTIDFLNAEAPEHFSSDIFWWRHEILHRQALTRYPFWKEQIAPKRDELERGFIEREEKLYRSFKKSPGTAKPKLTSFSGECFSMGEKESAGWLPLLETAPATKGIPFRYRFFWGRRTRDARMPERS from the coding sequence ATGTGTGATACCGTTGTAGCCACCGCCGAAGCGACCATCGACGGCAGCGTCATCCTCGCCAAAAACAGCGACCGCGAGCCCAATGAGGTCCAGCTACTTCATCATTTGACGGCTCGCTCCTTCGCAAATCCGGGCGAGCTTCAATGCACCTTTTTGAAAATTCCCCAGGCCAGCCGAACGGCGGAGGTGCTCCTGTCGCGCCCGGCATGGATGTGGGGATGCGAGATGGGGGCGAACGCGGCGGGCCTGTGCATCGGAAACGAAGCGGTCTTCACCAAAGAGCCCTACGCCAAAACCGGGCTTACCGGCATGGACCTGCTGCGCCTTGCGCTCGAAAGGACCTCGAAGGCAGAGGACGCGCTGGCACTCATCACTGAGCTCATCGCGCGCTACGGGCAGGGCGGCAACTGCGGATATACGGGCAAACTGTACTATCACAACTCGTTTATCATCGCCGACAAAAAAGATGCATGGGTCCTCGAGACGGCCGGCAGGCACTGGGCTGCGCTCAGGGTTCGCGGCGTCCGGAGCATATCCAACGGCCTCACCATCGACGAGGAATACGACATGCTCTCCACTGGCGCGGAGGATTACGCGCTTAGGAAGGGATACATCAGGCGTGGCGCAGCCTTCGGCTTCCGTCGCGCCTTTTCCGACACCATCATCACCCATTTCAGCAAATGCCGCGTGCGTCAATCGCGGACCATGGAGTTGCTGCGAAGGCACGAGGGCAAAATTACCCCCTCCACCATGATGGCACTTCTGCGCGACCACGGCGGCGATTCGCGGTCCGTTCAGCCGCACGCCACCGACATGGGCACAGTCTGCATGCACGCGTCGTTCGGGCCCCTGCGCGCCAGCCAGTCCACCTCTGCGCTCGTCTCGCACCTCAGAGCCGACCTCCCCGTACACTGGGCCACGGGAAGCTCCGGAACCTGCACCGGAATATTCAAGCCGTTTTACCTGGGCCATGGAACGATCGATTTCCTCAACGCCGAAGCGCCGGAGCATTTCTCAAGTGATATATTCTGGTGGCGCCACGAGATACTGCACCGACAGGCATTGACCAGGTATCCTTTCTGGAAAGAGCAAATCGCGCCGAAGCGCGACGAGCTGGAGCGCGGCTTTATCGAGCGAGAGGAGAAACTGTACCGCTCGTTTAAAAAATCGCCCGGCACTGCGAAGCCCAAACTTACGTCGTTCAGCGGAGAATGCTTTTCAATGGGGGAAAAGGAGTCAGCCGGGTGGCTGCCCCTGCTCGAAACGGCGCCGGCCACGAAAGGTATCCCGTTCCGGTACCGTTTTTTCTGGGGCCGGCGCACCCGCGACGCCCGCATGCCCGAACGGTCCTGA
- a CDS encoding MBL fold metallo-hydrolase — translation MKLCDGVYAYIWRGVFENNCNMYYFGEPLNLLFDPGLARHLDLRFENMRSDGLKPEEIKSVIATHSHPDHFEGCAHFMNGKAPVGMHRDEIAFLNDVGPQFFQMMGMKFPTFSFGMELEEGPLAINGVELEVFLTPGHSPGSVCVYWKDKKTLVCGDLIFRESVGRTDFPGGDSAKLRESVERMAGLDIEFLLPGHMDYVSGGIQVKKNFDVIRRYIFPML, via the coding sequence ATGAAACTCTGCGATGGCGTGTACGCCTACATCTGGAGAGGCGTCTTCGAGAACAACTGCAACATGTACTACTTCGGCGAACCGCTCAACCTGCTGTTCGACCCGGGCCTTGCGCGTCACCTCGATCTGAGATTTGAGAATATGCGCTCCGATGGATTGAAGCCCGAGGAAATTAAAAGCGTAATCGCGACGCACTCGCATCCGGACCACTTCGAGGGATGCGCTCATTTTATGAACGGGAAAGCCCCGGTCGGCATGCACAGGGATGAGATAGCCTTTCTGAACGATGTGGGGCCGCAGTTCTTCCAGATGATGGGAATGAAGTTTCCGACTTTCTCGTTCGGCATGGAGCTTGAAGAGGGGCCGCTTGCCATCAACGGCGTGGAGTTAGAGGTCTTTCTGACGCCGGGGCATTCTCCCGGATCGGTCTGCGTGTACTGGAAGGATAAGAAGACGCTCGTCTGTGGCGACCTCATATTCAGGGAGAGCGTCGGGCGCACCGATTTCCCCGGCGGTGATTCGGCGAAGCTCCGGGAGAGTGTAGAGCGCATGGCCGGGCTGGACATAGAATTTCTGCTGCCCGGCCACATGGACTATGTAAGCGGCGGGATCCAGGTAAAGAAGAACTTCGACGTTATACGGCGCTATATTTTCCCCATGCTGTAG